DNA sequence from the Tachyglossus aculeatus isolate mTacAcu1 unplaced genomic scaffold, mTacAcu1.pri scaffold_136_arrow_ctg1, whole genome shotgun sequence genome:
CTCGGGCTCTCTGTCACTTGCTGGGGATCAAATCCCAGTTTCCAGCTATTTCTCTTAGAATGCCTTACAAGAGTATCTGGAGTACATTAAAGTCTCAGTTGTTCCCTAGAGGTATTGCAATGCAAGCTGGATATTGATTCTAAGTATAGTTTTCCTTTAAGGCAAAGGAAGGACCAAAGACAGTCATTGTTGAGGAgagctgatataataataataataataataataataataataataatggcatttgttaagcgcttactatgtgcaaagcactgttctaagcactggacacagttctaagcactggatagcgaAGAGAGCAGGAAGATACCAACCTGCACATGGTTAAATCCTATGAATCAAACACATTTCTCATTTCATAAAGCATGCAGTTGCTGTAATGATTTCCAGGGAAGACACATAACCTCAGCAAGGACATTCTgttaacaccattcattcatttattcactcatatttattgagcatttactgtgtgcagagcactgtactaagcacttgggaagtacaagtcggcaacatatagagacggtccctacccaacaacgggctcatagtctagaagggggagacagacaacaaaacataacatttggacaggtgtcaagccgtcagaacaaatagaattaaagctaaatgcacatcattaacaaaataaatagaatagtaaatatgtacaagtaaagtaaatagagtaataaatctgtacaaacatatatacaggtgctgtggggaggggaaggaggtagggctgggggtgatgagaaggaggagaggaaaaaggaggctcagtgtgggaaggcctcttggaggaggtgagctctcagtagggctttgaagggagaaagggaggacacCAGTGAGTCACAGACAGTTCCATTAGGGTAAACTCTCTGGCCAAATTTGGCTCCATTCTAATGATAAACTGCTTCTTCCTAGTTCCAAGGGGCACGACAGAATAAATGGAAGAGAAGAACTGTACCAGAGTGACTGAGTTTATTCTTTTGGGATTTACGGACCACCCAGACTTACAGTTTATAATCTTTCTGCTGTTTTGTGCCATCTATCTCGTTACTGTGGTGGGGAATCTGACCATCGCCTTGTTGATCAAGATGAGTTCCcagcttcacacccccatgtattttttcctcagCAATCTGTCTCTCTTAGATGTCAGTTATTCTTCTATCATTGCTCCTAAAATGATTGCCAGCTACCTTCTGGCCAAAAAGGTGATATCGTTTGCAGAATGTGCAACCCAGTTTTTCTTGTTCTCCCTAGCTGCTAATGCTGAACTTTACCTGTTGGCTGTAATGGCCTATGATAGGTTCGTTGCCATTTGTAAACCATTGCGTTATACCATTTTGATGTCCAAGAAAAGCTGCATCCTCTGGGTAGCCAACTCGTATCTCTGCGCTTCTGTGAATGCAACAGCCCACACTAGTGCCTTGTTCAGGTTGTCCTTCTGCAGCTCAAATATTATcaaccattttttctgtgacatccctcctctcctcaccatCTCCTCCTCGGATACCCACACGGCAGCATTGGTCCATTTCATCTTTGCCACCATCGCTACTGTAAGCACCATCCTGGCCATTCTCCTGTCCTATGCATACATCGCCGCTGCGATCCTGAAGATCCGTTCCACTGAAGGGAGATGCAAAGCCTTTTTCACTTGTGCTTCCCACCTAATGGCTGTGTCCATTCTGTACGGGACTTTGATTTTCATGTACATATGTCCCATCTCCAGCCTATCGGCATACCAGATCAAAGTAATGTCCATGTTTTATTCCTTGGTGATTCCCATGTTGAACCCCTGATCtatagtctgaggaacaaagaggtgaaagagGCCCTGAAAAAGACTCTAGGCTGGAAACTGTCCCTATTTTAATGTAACTGTAGCATTTTAATGTTGTTTCCTTTACTATATATTACCAGATAAAggactcgagaagcagtgtgaatcAGTGGAAttccactggctttggagtcagaggtcatgggttcaaatcccagctctgccaattgtcagctgtgtgacttaaggcaagtcacttaacttctctgtgcctcagttacctcatctgtaaaatggtgattaagactgtgagccccccgtgggacaacctgatcaccttgtaacctcctcagtgcttagaacagtgctttgcacatagtaagcacttaataaatgccatcattattattattattactaagaaaagATCTGTTTTTTTACTCTGGGATGCAGTAATATTACAGTCTTTGAGAATATATATTCAATGTTATGTCTTCAAGtatattataaatttcttatttatttcCTGTTTGTTCATGTATATCACATGCAGCCTATGGTTATATGACTGTTCTCAATCCTCTTAGTATTTCTCgtataaattgtaaactccttgaaataTTTATGGCCACACTAATATCTTTTTAAAATGAAtatgtcaatagtatttactgcttagtctgtgcagagcactgtactaagatctgatctctgatctcaaggtgtttacaatctacttGGGAAAACAGACtccaatataaattacaggtagaaggaagcaatAAGTACAATAGAGTCTAAAATTCATAAGTGCAATGGAGGATGTGAGGACCCAAGTGATTAATTGATGTGGAAGATCTGAAGTAATATTTGAGGGGGATATGGGGCTCATCTTTTCTTATGacgtcaagtcgtttctgacccatagcgacacgatggacacatctctcccagaacaccctccatctgcaatcattctggtactgtatccatagagttttcttggtaaaaatatggaagtggtttactattgctgccttccatgcagtaaaatcaagtctgccctcgactctctctatGCTACCGCTGCCCAgcatggcatttagtacagtgctctgcatgcagtaagcactcaataaatatgattgaatgaatgaacgaatggatgggtgagtttgacttgtagcagattgccttccagtcactagccactgcccacgctaggaatggataggtctctgcttgactcttcctcccgtaactgagactggtagagtattacctggaaactctccaggtgtgaccctgagaggggggataTAGGGCAAGGAGTTgaaaaattaattagggaagaacTTCAGGAGAAGATACGATTTTAGGGGGCTTTTGAAAATGACAAAAACAGTAATCTGCCATATGTTGAAGGTGGGATGGAATTCCAGGCTGAGCAGAGGGCAGAAGTGAAGATTCAGTAGTGACAAGTAGGAAGCACAGTGCTTAGGTTGGTTTGAGAGAAGCAAATATGCAAACTGGGCTGTTATGGGAGAACAAGGATAAGCAGGCTGGGAGAGCTAGTTGAGTGACTTTTAACCAAGaggaatgggtagccattggaagtttataaggagtggggagatatgcccAGAATAATGTTTCAGAAAAAggacagaatgaaatatggactttctaaagggagagaatggaggctggttggggctgggaagaggctgatacagtaatcaaatcaGGGTATGACCAAGGTGGTGGAAGTTTGGATGGGAACGAAGGGGTAGATTCTGGAAATATTTGCTTCCTGCAGGGATGGGAAGAACACCACAGGATTTAATGCAAGAGGAAGTGCTATTGTTTCTAAATATAAAGGCCCTTCTTGTGGATGCCCTCTGTGGCACTACTAAGATACAATAAAAAAACTAACTTTAGAAGAAAAAATGTACAAAATAATacttcatttaaaaaaagcaaacatgTAAAACTCTGTTCATTGAACAcctatctccttctcttttctaagtCCCCTGCCCCAGAGTTCATTTTCAGTAGGGATAAAagaatgcaggaggagatggtTACCAGGGAcccagaaggaaagaagagatggaTGGTGAGGAAATATCAGTGCCAGTAAAGACATGCCCTCTCAGATGTCTTCAGTAGTCTTGTATGTGTATTGAATGGGCTGTGTTTAATTGTTGGATTGGAGCAACAAAACTTCTTTATTTCTTTCCACCCCAGCCATCTGCTCC
Encoded proteins:
- the LOC119923027 gene encoding olfactory receptor 1019-like; translated protein: MEEKNCTRVTEFILLGFTDHPDLQFIIFLLFCAIYLVTVVGNLTIALLIKMSSQLHTPMYFFLSNLSLLDVSYSSIIAPKMIASYLLAKKVISFAECATQFFLFSLAANAELYLLAVMAYDRFVAICKPLRYTILMSKKSCILWVANSYLCASVNATAHTSALFRLSFCSSNIINHFFCDIPPLLTISSSDTHTAALVHFIFATIATVSTILAILLSYAYIAAAILKIRSTEGRCKAFFTCASHLMAVSILYGTLIFMYICPISSLSAYQIKVMSMFYSLVIPMLNP